One Paenibacillus sp. FSL W8-0186 genomic window carries:
- a CDS encoding multidrug efflux SMR transporter, with protein MKAADGIGWLFLALAIALELSGTVSMKMSEGFTRLWPSVAMFASYGAAFTFLNYALRYMDMSIAYATWSGIGIVLITLAGVRLFGERLPLSSIMWMTIIVIGVIGLNMSSKAH; from the coding sequence ATGAAGGCTGCGGATGGAATCGGCTGGTTATTTCTCGCCCTGGCCATCGCGCTTGAGCTGTCGGGCACGGTATCCATGAAAATGTCCGAGGGCTTCACGCGATTATGGCCCTCCGTAGCGATGTTTGCGTCCTATGGTGCTGCTTTTACGTTCCTTAACTATGCCCTGCGTTATATGGACATGAGCATCGCTTACGCTACCTGGTCAGGCATCGGCATTGTCTTGATTACGCTGGCGGGCGTGCGGCTGTTCGGTGAACGGCTTCCCCTGTCCTCGATCATGTGGATGACGATCATCGTTATTGGCGTAATTGGATTGAATATGAGCTCGAAAGCCCATTAA
- a CDS encoding HAD family hydrolase, producing MPELIVSNHSYAINGILLDKDGTLLDFVSMWGSWSEHMLRHFGSQLVAELRQSGRARQLETGLEPGQELLFTESHLWGTVHGQDGAVIDYDRNGPLAMGTMGELFTLLTWRGYRAGLSWAKAKELAELSGRLADAELERARPVRPIAGVLAFLEACHAQHIPLGVVTADDTLAAEKHLEWLGIRHLFGAVVGTDQVGRGKPFPDMLELACGKLSIDVQGAAVIGDTNGDMIMGQAAGARICIGLHSKQAGAAELLPDADYIIGAYEELRLKGAAE from the coding sequence ATGCCTGAACTCATTGTAAGTAATCACAGCTATGCGATTAACGGCATTTTATTGGATAAGGACGGCACCCTGCTGGATTTTGTGTCCATGTGGGGGAGCTGGAGCGAGCATATGCTGCGGCATTTTGGAAGCCAGCTAGTAGCGGAGCTGAGGCAGTCTGGCCGGGCAAGACAGCTAGAAACTGGACTGGAGCCGGGACAGGAGCTGCTCTTCACAGAGTCACACTTGTGGGGGACGGTTCATGGACAGGATGGCGCGGTGATCGATTATGATCGCAATGGACCGCTGGCGATGGGGACGATGGGGGAGCTGTTTACCCTGCTGACTTGGCGGGGTTATCGAGCGGGGTTATCCTGGGCAAAAGCCAAAGAGTTGGCGGAGCTAAGCGGCAGGTTAGCCGATGCGGAGCTGGAGCGGGCTCGTCCCGTCCGGCCGATCGCTGGAGTCCTCGCTTTTCTCGAAGCGTGCCATGCACAGCATATCCCGCTTGGAGTCGTAACTGCCGATGATACATTAGCGGCCGAGAAGCATCTGGAATGGCTAGGCATTCGCCATTTGTTCGGTGCTGTAGTTGGTACCGATCAGGTTGGGCGGGGAAAGCCGTTTCCCGATATGCTGGAGCTGGCCTGCGGTAAGTTGTCCATAGATGTACAGGGTGCAGCGGTGATCGGCGACACGAACGGAGATATGATCATGGGCCAGGCGGCCGGAGCAAGAATATGCATCGGCTTGCATTCGAAGCAGGCCGGGGCGGCGGAGCTTTTGCCCGATGCCGATTATATTATTGGAGCTTATGAGGAGCTCCGGCTGAAAGGAGCGGCAGAATGA
- a CDS encoding ABC transporter substrate-binding protein — protein sequence MNLLKKGLIFTLILSFVLITGCGTNGSGSSTGGQAGAAVNGAKDSGAKEPVTIEFWYGLGGKLGEQMKALIDEFNASQQEVIVKGIVQADYSETEKKLQAAIASGDVPAAVLAANVHWARKGYFAELDEMIAQSPDFNKEDFVQTFLSQGQVDGKQYFLPMYGTTQVMYYRKDKFAQAGIQAEDIKTWEDLAAAAAAMTEREGGKTKVYGWEPMWGSENMIDAVLSKGGRILSEDGKTVMIDSPEWVETWSLFRKWIHEDGIMRIHYGGQGWEYWYKTIDDVMKGQAAGYTGSSGDQGDLDFTQLGAMEQPGWAGVGEGKPVASAILAGIPAKASPEQQQAAFKWFSFFNNSKNTAAWSMNTGYIAVRQSALDDPDFIAYSEQNPQSKIPLMQAAHASAPFQDPTGGRINDALKIAADKVQIENIPAEEALKEAKAVAQKALDSMK from the coding sequence ATGAATTTATTGAAAAAGGGTTTGATTTTCACCTTGATCCTAAGCTTCGTGCTGATCACAGGCTGCGGTACTAACGGCAGCGGAAGCAGCACGGGGGGGCAGGCTGGCGCTGCAGTAAATGGAGCGAAGGATTCGGGAGCGAAGGAGCCAGTGACGATTGAATTTTGGTACGGGCTTGGCGGCAAGCTGGGCGAGCAAATGAAGGCGCTCATCGACGAATTCAATGCCTCCCAGCAGGAGGTTATTGTCAAAGGGATCGTCCAGGCTGATTATTCGGAGACGGAGAAGAAGCTTCAGGCGGCGATCGCTTCGGGTGATGTGCCTGCGGCTGTTCTAGCGGCCAATGTGCATTGGGCTCGAAAAGGTTATTTTGCCGAGCTGGACGAAATGATCGCCCAAAGCCCGGACTTTAATAAAGAGGATTTTGTACAGACCTTTCTGTCTCAGGGACAGGTGGACGGCAAGCAATACTTCCTGCCGATGTATGGCACAACCCAGGTGATGTACTACCGTAAGGACAAATTTGCGCAGGCAGGCATCCAGGCGGAGGATATCAAGACATGGGAAGACTTGGCGGCGGCGGCCGCGGCAATGACGGAACGGGAAGGCGGCAAAACGAAGGTGTACGGCTGGGAGCCGATGTGGGGCAGCGAGAATATGATCGATGCCGTACTAAGTAAAGGCGGACGTATTCTTAGTGAGGATGGAAAGACAGTCATGATCGATTCCCCGGAATGGGTGGAAACGTGGTCGCTGTTCCGCAAATGGATTCATGAAGATGGCATTATGCGCATTCACTATGGCGGACAAGGCTGGGAATATTGGTACAAAACGATCGACGACGTGATGAAAGGCCAAGCGGCAGGTTATACCGGCTCGAGCGGCGACCAGGGCGATCTTGATTTCACACAGCTTGGAGCGATGGAGCAGCCGGGCTGGGCGGGAGTTGGCGAAGGCAAGCCGGTCGCGAGCGCCATCTTGGCGGGCATTCCGGCCAAAGCAAGTCCCGAGCAGCAGCAGGCGGCGTTTAAATGGTTCTCTTTTTTCAATAATTCCAAAAATACGGCAGCCTGGTCGATGAATACCGGCTATATTGCTGTTCGCCAATCTGCACTGGATGATCCGGATTTCATTGCCTACAGCGAACAAAACCCGCAGAGTAAAATCCCGCTCATGCAGGCAGCGCATGCTTCCGCTCCATTCCAGGATCCAACCGGCGGCAGAATTAACGATGCGCTGAAAATCGCAGCTGATAAAGTGCAAATCGAGAATATTCCGGCTGAAGAAGCGCTGAAGGAAGCGAAGGCAGTGGCCCAAAAGGCGCTGGATAGCATGAAATAG
- a CDS encoding carbohydrate ABC transporter permease produces MTETKISPILTRHLPLVLIGLLMAFPFYWMVTSGLKTNDEIWQFPPTFWPESPQWGNFLEAWEAAPFWRYMANSIGVAGAIAIIQVINSAMMAYALTHMKFRLKGLLTALILLGYMVPNTAVYLPSYIVLSKLHLLDSYAGMILSNCVSVFSIFLIRQAFLQVSHELVEAGHIDGASHGRILGSILVPLTRSSFAVLVLITFIEQYNNYFWPMLITKSPDLQLVSAGLRSFFVEGGAYGLKWPLIMAASSFTIMPLLLLFLLTQRTIMQSVNLSAGVNKG; encoded by the coding sequence ATGACTGAGACAAAGATAAGCCCGATTCTCACAAGGCATCTGCCGTTGGTGCTAATCGGCCTCCTAATGGCCTTCCCGTTCTATTGGATGGTGACCAGCGGTCTCAAAACCAATGATGAAATCTGGCAGTTTCCACCAACCTTCTGGCCAGAATCTCCCCAGTGGGGTAATTTTCTCGAAGCCTGGGAGGCGGCGCCATTTTGGCGCTATATGGCAAACAGCATCGGTGTAGCTGGCGCGATTGCCATCATTCAGGTAATCAATTCCGCGATGATGGCCTACGCACTAACCCATATGAAATTCCGGCTGAAGGGCCTGCTGACCGCATTGATCCTACTGGGTTATATGGTGCCGAACACCGCAGTTTATTTACCGAGTTATATCGTGTTATCCAAGCTTCACCTGCTGGATAGTTACGCCGGCATGATTCTATCTAACTGTGTCAGCGTATTTTCGATATTTCTCATCAGGCAAGCTTTTTTACAGGTATCCCATGAACTGGTGGAAGCCGGGCATATCGATGGGGCATCGCATGGACGCATTCTGGGGTCAATTCTCGTTCCGTTAACCCGCTCGTCCTTCGCTGTGCTCGTGCTCATTACGTTCATAGAGCAATACAACAATTATTTCTGGCCTATGCTGATCACCAAAAGTCCTGATCTGCAGCTAGTTTCGGCGGGTCTGCGCAGTTTTTTTGTGGAGGGGGGTGCTTACGGCTTGAAGTGGCCGCTGATCATGGCTGCCAGTTCATTCACGATTATGCCATTATTGCTGCTGTTTCTGCTGACGCAGAGGACAATTATGCAGAGCGTGAATTTATCTGCGGGAGTTAACAAGGGATAA
- a CDS encoding sugar ABC transporter permease, translating into MIPLTMFWLIPLGYAFYLSFTEWDFMSPDKLFVGMANYAELADNPAFYKALRVTLLFTAGSVLPTLIGGLGFALLLNSKLRFSGIYRTLIFSPWVTPTVAVAIVWSWIFEPEVGLANNVLRFFGSEGVGWLGDPSWALIGILIVTCWKSVGWAMVFYLVALRNVPRDLLEAAAIDGAGSLRRFTYVTVPLISPTTFFLTIVLIIQSLQAYDQINVMTQGGPSGSTRTLLYMYYQSAFEAFNIGEASSVAVVLVIGCVLLSMVSFAVSRSSVHYH; encoded by the coding sequence ATGATTCCGCTCACGATGTTTTGGCTCATCCCGCTAGGATATGCTTTCTATCTGAGTTTTACGGAATGGGATTTCATGAGTCCGGACAAGCTGTTCGTCGGCATGGCCAACTATGCTGAATTGGCGGACAACCCCGCGTTTTACAAGGCGCTGCGCGTTACGCTGCTGTTTACGGCGGGAAGCGTCCTTCCTACGCTGATCGGCGGGCTCGGCTTCGCCCTGCTGCTGAACAGCAAGCTTAGATTTTCCGGAATATATCGTACGCTTATTTTTTCACCTTGGGTAACACCAACCGTAGCCGTGGCCATCGTATGGTCTTGGATTTTTGAACCGGAGGTAGGGCTGGCCAATAACGTGCTGCGCTTCTTCGGTTCGGAGGGAGTAGGCTGGCTGGGTGATCCAAGCTGGGCACTTATCGGCATCTTGATTGTAACGTGCTGGAAATCCGTCGGCTGGGCGATGGTCTTCTACCTGGTAGCTCTGCGCAACGTGCCGCGCGATTTGCTGGAAGCGGCCGCAATCGATGGAGCCGGAAGCTTGCGTAGGTTCACGTATGTCACGGTTCCGCTCATATCTCCGACTACATTCTTTCTGACGATTGTGCTAATTATTCAGTCCCTGCAGGCCTACGATCAGATTAACGTGATGACGCAAGGCGGGCCGTCGGGATCTACGAGAACGCTGCTGTACATGTATTATCAATCTGCATTTGAGGCCTTCAATATTGGAGAAGCATCGTCTGTGGCAGTCGTGCTGGTCATTGGCTGCGTGCTGCTCTCCATGGTTTCATTTGCAGTAAGCAGGAGCAGCGTACACTACCACTAA
- a CDS encoding transcriptional regulator produces the protein MKQSNRDEEQRKIKHEELRRKVVKAIADTMDLYGATHSFGELYGIMYFEDKPMTLEEMKNRMNMSKSNMSYAVRSLMASQMVFKLPEKEQRKDLYQAETNFFLAFQNFFTIKLQREIDVMTEAINDVLPELTEIILDLDTPEEERQLCLQDLHKLRHALSYYTWLQQFVYDLREGRYFDESVIIEPENKAEPNSAE, from the coding sequence ATGAAACAATCCAATCGGGATGAGGAGCAGCGCAAGATCAAACATGAGGAGCTTCGCCGAAAAGTGGTTAAGGCCATTGCCGATACGATGGATTTGTACGGGGCAACCCATTCCTTTGGCGAGTTATATGGCATCATGTATTTCGAGGACAAGCCGATGACGCTGGAAGAAATGAAGAACCGCATGAATATGAGCAAAAGCAATATGAGCTATGCCGTTCGTTCGCTCATGGCTTCCCAAATGGTCTTTAAGCTGCCGGAAAAGGAGCAGCGTAAAGACCTCTATCAGGCGGAGACGAACTTTTTTCTGGCTTTTCAGAATTTTTTTACGATAAAGCTGCAGCGTGAAATAGATGTGATGACGGAGGCCATTAACGACGTTCTGCCCGAACTTACAGAAATCATTCTCGACCTTGACACGCCGGAAGAAGAGCGCCAGCTATGCTTGCAGGATCTTCACAAGCTGCGGCATGCCCTTAGCTACTACACATGGCTCCAGCAGTTCGTTTATGATCTTCGGGAGGGGCGTTATTTTGACGAAAGCGTGATAATCGAGCCGGAGAATAAGGCGGAGCCTAACTCTGCGGAATAA
- a CDS encoding cobyric acid synthase, which translates to MKSLMIVGTSSSCGKSFITAALLRMLRNKGIAAAPFKAQNISSKSFTTEDDCEIAYSTYIQALSAGVAPEADMNPVLIKPAYDQTQIILNGKLLYTGSYTKYEDYLPEIRAGIESSFHRLAAKYDILIIEGAGSTAEINLANQDVANVYTAKITNSPLLLVSDIHYGGVFAAIHGTIDLLDKSIKNQLGGFIINRYQGIKDILQPGIDVLENKHGVPCAGILPYQHDLIVPDEQSFDRMAELFEANIDLGRISRLLDVAL; encoded by the coding sequence ATGAAATCCTTAATGATTGTCGGAACCAGCTCCTCCTGCGGCAAAAGCTTCATCACAGCGGCTCTGCTGCGTATGCTGCGGAATAAAGGTATTGCTGCCGCCCCCTTTAAGGCGCAAAATATTTCCTCCAAGTCCTTCACGACCGAAGATGACTGCGAAATCGCTTATTCTACCTATATCCAGGCCTTAAGCGCAGGCGTGGCTCCGGAAGCGGATATGAATCCCGTTCTCATTAAGCCTGCCTATGACCAGACGCAAATCATTTTAAACGGCAAGTTATTGTATACAGGCAGTTATACGAAATACGAGGATTATCTGCCGGAAATCAGAGCTGGCATTGAAAGCTCTTTTCATCGACTGGCCGCCAAATACGACATTCTCATCATTGAAGGCGCGGGATCAACCGCAGAGATTAATTTGGCCAATCAGGACGTAGCTAATGTTTATACGGCAAAAATAACGAACTCCCCGCTGCTGCTCGTCTCGGACATTCATTACGGCGGCGTCTTTGCAGCGATTCACGGCACGATTGATTTATTGGATAAGTCCATCAAGAATCAATTGGGAGGATTCATTATCAATCGCTATCAAGGGATCAAGGATATTTTGCAGCCAGGCATAGATGTCCTTGAAAATAAGCATGGCGTCCCCTGTGCCGGGATTTTGCCTTACCAGCATGACCTCATCGTGCCGGACGAGCAGAGCTTTGACCGTATGGCCGAGTTGTTCGAAGCCAACATCGATCTTGGACGGATCAGCCGTTTGCTGGATGTTGCGTTGTGA